The following is a genomic window from Vibrio sinaloensis.
ACAGCACTCGGCTTGTTTGCCGTGGTCATGTTCGCGGTTAACTTGTATACGGTCAGTTTCTTTATTACCCCACTGCGTGATGCTGAACGTTATCTCAACAAGTTTGGCCGAAGCGGTGACAAACTTCCGAGTGCAGACGCATTTGTCTCTAAAGAGATACGAAGTTTAGTTAAGCAAATGAACAGTATCATTTCAGAGCTAGAGCATAACCGCGCATTGCTCAAGCAACAGTCGAATATCGATGCTCTGACTGGGATTGCCAATCGTCGCTATTTATATCAACAAGCAAAGCAGTACTTTGATGAGTTAGAGTATAGATACGCCGCGGTTATTTTAGTCGATATCGATCATTTTAAGCTCTACAACGACAACTACGGACATGTGCTGGGTGATGACACGCTTAAGCAGGTCGCCGAAACACTGCAAGCAGTAAAAAGTGGCTATGAGCAAGTGGTCGCTCGATACGGCGGCGAGGAGTTTTGCATCATTTTAGCCGCAGATAAGCCCATTCCGCTCAAACCTTATCTAGCAAAACTCATCACCGCGGTAAGAGAGATGAGCATAACGCACCACCACTCCCCAACCAGTCAACAGGTCACAATAAGTGCTGGTGCAACTCTGGCCAAGGTGGACTCTTATTCAGAAATTACACGCCTAATTCAACAAGCAGATGATGCTTTGTACATGGCTAAAGATAACGGACGTAATCGGGCTGAAATCTATACTAAACCTGAGGTCAAGGCGGTTTAGGTCTTTACTAAAGGGGATTTCCCCTTACAATTAGCCCATATTTCTATAGCAAGGTTAAGTTATGTCTATCCAATGGTTCCCGGGACACATGCACAAAGCTCGGAAAGAGATCGAAGAAGCCATTCCACAAGTGGATGTGATTATCGAAGTTCTCGACGCCCGCATCCCGTTTAGCAGTGAGAACCCAATGATCTCCGAACTTCGTGGCGATAAGCCGGTGGTAAAGGTGTTGAACAAACGCGATCTTGCCGACCCAGAGTTGACCCAGTTGTGGATTGATCATTTTGAAAAAGAGAACCACGTTAAAGCGATGGCGATCACCACATCCAATGTTCAAGAGGTCAATAAAATCCTCGACTTATGCCGTAAACTTGCACCGCATCGTGAAGAGATAGGCAAAAACATTCGCACCATGATCATGGGCATCCCAAATGTTGGCAAGTCCACCATCATCAATACACTGGCTGGGCGCACTATCGCTGTGACTGGTAACCAGCCCGCCGTGACTCGCCGTCAGCAACGTATAAATCTACAAAATGGTATTGTTCTCAATGACACGCCTGGAATTTTGTGGCCAAAGGTAGAAAACCCTCACAGTGGTTTCCGACTCGCCGCTACTGGCGCGGTGAAAGATACGGCCATGGAATATGATGAAGTGGCATTTTATACCGTTGAATATTTGGCTAAGGCTTACCCTGAGCGACTAAAAGAGCGCTATGAAATTGAAGAGTTGCCAACCAGCGACATCGAGCTGATGGAAGAAATTGGTCGCCGCCGTGGCGCTTTGCGCTCTGGTGGCCGCGTCGATCTACACAAATGTTCCGAAATTCTTCTGCACGAGTTGCGCAATGGTACTCTGGGTCAAATCACGCTGGAACTGCCTGAAATGATCACTCAAGAGCTCATCGAAGTGGAAATTGAAGCCGCACGCAAAGCCGAAGAGAAAGCGAAGAAGAAAGAAGAACGCCGCAAGCGTTATCTTAAAAATAAACGTTAATATTGATAAGGCAGCTAAGCTGCCTTTTTTATCGCCATAATTACGCATTTTGTTATAATATAACAAAAACTTTGAGGTCCTTCTGAATGAAAACACCGACCAACATCATCACAGGCTTTCTTGGCAGCGGTAAAACCACAGCGATTTTAAACTTGTTAAAAGAAAAACCGGCAGATCAACATTGGGCGGTTCTGGTCAATGAATTTGGCGAAGTTGGCATTGATGGTGCAATGATGACCGACCAAGGCGCGTTGATTAAAGAGGTACCTGGTGGTTGCATGTGCTGCGCGGCTGGCGTTCCCATGTCGGTTGCTGTGACTGCGCTGTTACGCACTAACCCAGACCGGCTGATAGTTGAGCCCACTGGACTTGGCCATGCCCATAAGGTGTTGGCGACCTTATCATCGGCTCAGTTTGAACCGTACATCGAGCTTAAAGCGACCATCGGCTTACTCGACCCGCGTAATTTGTCGAGCGCTAAGCATATGGAAAACCAAAACTTTCTCGATCAGCTTGCGATATCTGACATCATCATTGGTAACAAGGTTGACCAG
Proteins encoded in this region:
- a CDS encoding sensor domain-containing diguanylate cyclase, whose protein sequence is MTFKLLWSHERALQDSVARQQFEVERVKTVLSMEELELRASVEDYAAWNSMADYVQSPSAVFIEESIGAHAFISKIIDGIIIFDPNGDPVWSGYFNGQEVVDQSFITLENRTTINRLLANAQQSDPAEISSYVDYATYQNSAFMIASSRICSSDAIDCRFGYLVFIRKIRPQFVHQIELATGVDITVSVANDMDWANSTIKDNVSFWFKRDKLSDRLVKINVTHSEKLPPFISWPEMTALGLFAVVMFAVNLYTVSFFITPLRDAERYLNKFGRSGDKLPSADAFVSKEIRSLVKQMNSIISELEHNRALLKQQSNIDALTGIANRRYLYQQAKQYFDELEYRYAAVILVDIDHFKLYNDNYGHVLGDDTLKQVAETLQAVKSGYEQVVARYGGEEFCIILAADKPIPLKPYLAKLITAVREMSITHHHSPTSQQVTISAGATLAKVDSYSEITRLIQQADDALYMAKDNGRNRAEIYTKPEVKAV
- the ylqF gene encoding ribosome biogenesis GTPase YlqF — translated: MSIQWFPGHMHKARKEIEEAIPQVDVIIEVLDARIPFSSENPMISELRGDKPVVKVLNKRDLADPELTQLWIDHFEKENHVKAMAITTSNVQEVNKILDLCRKLAPHREEIGKNIRTMIMGIPNVGKSTIINTLAGRTIAVTGNQPAVTRRQQRINLQNGIVLNDTPGILWPKVENPHSGFRLAATGAVKDTAMEYDEVAFYTVEYLAKAYPERLKERYEIEELPTSDIELMEEIGRRRGALRSGGRVDLHKCSEILLHELRNGTLGQITLELPEMITQELIEVEIEAARKAEEKAKKKEERRKRYLKNKR